A single genomic interval of Methanorbis rubei harbors:
- a CDS encoding symporter small accessory protein → MFGISDPGIWITYVICIASLIGCFIYGYLYWNKDSDDDGSKY, encoded by the coding sequence ATGTTTGGAATTAGTGACCCAGGGATATGGATAACCTACGTAATCTGTATCGCCTCCTTGATTGGCTGCTTTATTTACGGATACCTTTACTGGAACAAGGATAGTGACGACGATGGCAGTAAGTACTGA
- a CDS encoding exonuclease SbcCD subunit D encodes MKFIHTADLHLGKQFYGYNILADQAFILRRIAQLAVSENADGIILAGDIFDTPVAGRAAVDLLNTFLTYLQKSDIAVFMISGNHDSPERIHYGSGIMDSCSIYINGVYDSERDVRVIDLSDEFGPLHLCLLPYIDPAIVRSSGKFGDITVTTFDEAVAAVLASIPIKSGERYAVIAHQFVAGFGTMPASSESERITVGGIEQVDAKHFAEFEYAALGHLHKPQKVGLATIRYAGSPLKYSPSECGPAKSVTVVEFFEKGNVTIRQIPLKPLRDLRIICGTVDDLTAAGAVPTPHDDFFFVQLTDPMPPADTMARLRAKYPAVIGVERVCDATPAATAAGARMEDLQKSDRDLFAGFFAEVSGRPLTTLQEAVVLEILQEMGGER; translated from the coding sequence ATGAAATTCATCCACACCGCCGACCTTCATCTCGGAAAACAGTTTTACGGATACAATATTCTCGCGGATCAGGCATTCATTCTCCGCCGGATAGCCCAGCTTGCCGTCTCGGAAAACGCTGACGGCATCATACTTGCCGGAGATATTTTTGATACGCCGGTTGCCGGTCGTGCTGCGGTTGATCTTTTGAACACATTTCTCACGTACCTTCAGAAATCAGACATCGCTGTCTTTATGATCAGCGGCAATCATGACTCGCCGGAACGAATTCATTACGGCAGTGGCATCATGGACTCCTGCAGCATCTACATCAACGGCGTCTATGACAGCGAGCGTGACGTCCGAGTCATCGATCTCTCTGACGAGTTCGGTCCTCTGCATCTCTGCCTGCTGCCTTACATCGATCCTGCGATAGTGAGAAGCTCGGGAAAGTTCGGCGACATCACGGTTACAACATTTGATGAGGCGGTTGCTGCCGTTCTCGCCTCAATTCCGATCAAGTCAGGCGAGCGGTACGCTGTGATCGCGCACCAGTTCGTTGCAGGATTTGGCACGATGCCTGCATCATCCGAGTCTGAACGGATCACGGTCGGCGGCATTGAACAGGTGGATGCAAAACATTTTGCCGAGTTTGAGTACGCGGCGCTCGGTCATCTCCACAAACCGCAGAAGGTGGGCCTCGCCACCATCCGCTACGCAGGCTCTCCCTTAAAGTACTCGCCGTCTGAGTGCGGGCCGGCAAAGTCGGTCACGGTCGTGGAATTTTTTGAGAAAGGTAATGTAACGATCCGCCAGATTCCACTCAAACCGTTACGCGATTTGCGTATCATCTGCGGAACGGTTGATGACCTCACTGCTGCGGGCGCGGTTCCAACGCCCCACGATGACTTCTTTTTCGTGCAGCTGACTGACCCGATGCCCCCCGCAGACACAATGGCTCGGCTGCGTGCAAAGTATCCTGCGGTCATTGGTGTTGAGCGGGTGTGTGACGCCACTCCTGCAGCAACAGCTGCCGGCGCACGAATGGAGGATCTGCAAAAATCGGACCGCGATCTTTTTGCAGGTTTTTTTGCTGAAGTCTCAGGGCGGCCGTTGACCACTCTTCAGGAAGCGGTTGTTCTGGAAATTTTGCAGGAGATGGGAGGGGAGCGATGA
- a CDS encoding AAA family ATPase, translated as MKPIRLTMSSFGPYAKETVIDFSVFDGSGIFLITGDTGSGKTTIFDAITYALYGVASGSIREAKTLASDFAGPDAVPFVELVFLHRNETYTIRRTPAYIIAGTEKKATASLVMPTGTEISGAKHVGEEVLLLLGLDSQQFRQVAMLAQNDFQKFLFSTSKERADILRKLFATERFEEFQNRIAAQARAAKQETEKIQQSCVERAGRFIAAPETAFAALLDEVRGSPDGFFRLNDLSAAAGTQFRDDKTHAAVLKGECQSARNRTAEINASIEAAKQINADLDRLLETTAVAQKLREQESEMAKLGERLEMSQKVREVVPYGERADAACERLTAARNGCGAAKARLTAAQEKAEAAAAELSKAQRENLSLPLMQEEIGKLKGFVPQFAEYETVRGQHVRGGSELERIEKELEGRKADQKRMNVQRDRLMLRLSELAPVPEKLSVAKHREDQIAVRLTSLDALTKELLVYQKTVKECSLKEIAYTKAADAYEETRDVFTRKERAFFDGQAGIMAKDLRAGSPCPVCGSSLHPRPASLPAGIPTEAELNASKAELSTKENARSRAASECSGARSTLRAGEQHLLSAAELLFTLPKRSDWARILDGLIREETNSSEGQLKTIRAEIAELQTLLTEKSALEAELKQMHDSSPQREEELAELSENAADIRQRAGYAKARAEALKGQLPPEYSSVAELTEEIKKRESAISDRRTREAKLLERSDLAKSARYDAASACTAAEEIFSDAERASRESGEAFNNALLMRGFTRDGYHNALMSDAEVLAAQEKLKQYRELRSSTDGQIVLLKKKTEGYTTIDIPALAAGLADEERRYAALQEEEKDLGYRIMQNSAALSEISGFLEKYAAVSARHTELSDLSRAANGDAAGLGVRMKFEEYVQSAYLGRILEKANIRLHAMTDGRFRVVQRSAATDQRRKEGLEMDVIDFYTGKQRPTSTLSGGESFKAALSLALGLSDVIMETSGGIELDALFIDEGFGSLDSVSLDQAIETLATLAAPRTGSRLIGIISHVEDLRQRIEKKIIVAKNPDGSTAKVVV; from the coding sequence ATGAAACCAATTCGTCTGACGATGTCATCGTTCGGCCCGTATGCCAAAGAAACGGTGATCGACTTCTCGGTATTTGACGGGTCAGGAATTTTTCTCATAACCGGCGACACCGGTTCAGGAAAGACCACCATTTTTGACGCGATAACTTACGCCCTCTACGGTGTTGCAAGCGGCAGCATTCGCGAGGCGAAAACTCTCGCAAGTGACTTTGCCGGACCGGACGCGGTCCCTTTTGTCGAGCTGGTGTTTCTTCACCGCAATGAAACCTACACAATCCGGCGCACTCCTGCCTACATCATTGCCGGCACTGAGAAGAAAGCAACCGCGAGTCTTGTGATGCCGACCGGCACCGAGATCTCCGGCGCGAAACATGTTGGAGAGGAAGTCCTCCTCCTTCTTGGTCTGGACAGTCAGCAGTTTCGTCAGGTTGCGATGCTGGCTCAGAATGATTTTCAGAAATTTCTGTTCAGCACCAGTAAAGAGCGTGCCGACATTCTCAGAAAACTGTTCGCAACCGAACGGTTCGAGGAGTTCCAGAACAGAATTGCTGCACAAGCGCGTGCCGCAAAGCAGGAGACTGAAAAAATCCAGCAGTCATGTGTGGAGCGTGCCGGCAGATTTATCGCGGCCCCAGAGACCGCGTTCGCCGCTCTTTTGGATGAGGTGCGAGGCTCTCCGGACGGATTTTTCCGTCTGAACGATCTCTCCGCGGCGGCGGGAACCCAGTTCAGGGATGACAAAACGCATGCAGCTGTTCTCAAAGGCGAGTGCCAGTCAGCGAGAAACCGCACCGCAGAAATCAATGCATCAATTGAAGCTGCAAAACAGATTAATGCTGACCTCGACCGACTTTTGGAGACAACAGCAGTCGCGCAAAAACTTCGTGAACAGGAAAGCGAAATGGCAAAACTTGGCGAGCGGCTGGAGATGTCGCAGAAGGTTCGTGAGGTAGTGCCGTACGGAGAACGGGCGGACGCAGCCTGCGAGCGGCTGACTGCTGCACGAAACGGATGCGGCGCAGCAAAAGCCAGACTTACTGCTGCACAGGAAAAAGCGGAAGCCGCGGCTGCGGAACTTTCGAAAGCCCAGCGGGAGAATCTTTCCCTTCCGCTGATGCAGGAGGAGATCGGCAAACTCAAAGGTTTTGTTCCCCAGTTTGCCGAGTACGAGACGGTGAGGGGCCAGCATGTGCGGGGCGGCAGTGAGCTTGAGAGGATCGAAAAAGAGCTTGAGGGACGAAAGGCTGATCAAAAGCGGATGAATGTCCAGCGCGACCGACTGATGCTCAGACTTTCTGAGCTGGCTCCTGTTCCCGAAAAACTTTCAGTCGCAAAACATCGCGAGGATCAGATTGCCGTGCGGCTCACATCCCTTGACGCTCTTACCAAAGAGCTTCTGGTGTATCAGAAAACAGTAAAGGAGTGTTCCCTCAAAGAGATCGCCTACACCAAGGCCGCTGACGCGTATGAAGAGACCAGGGATGTCTTCACCCGCAAGGAACGTGCCTTCTTCGACGGACAGGCAGGCATCATGGCAAAGGATCTGCGTGCAGGCTCTCCATGTCCGGTCTGCGGCTCATCCCTTCATCCGCGTCCGGCATCCCTGCCTGCCGGTATCCCGACCGAGGCGGAACTGAATGCTTCCAAGGCTGAACTTTCCACAAAAGAAAATGCCCGAAGCCGTGCTGCATCCGAATGTTCAGGAGCGCGAAGCACGCTTCGTGCCGGAGAGCAGCATCTTCTTTCTGCGGCTGAGTTGTTGTTCACGCTTCCGAAGCGTTCTGACTGGGCAAGAATTCTTGACGGACTGATTCGTGAGGAGACGAATTCTTCCGAAGGCCAGCTGAAAACAATTCGTGCTGAGATTGCAGAGCTTCAAACTTTGCTCACGGAAAAGTCTGCTCTTGAAGCTGAGCTCAAACAGATGCATGACTCCTCCCCGCAACGCGAGGAAGAGCTTGCCGAGCTTTCAGAAAATGCTGCCGACATCAGGCAGCGTGCCGGGTATGCGAAGGCACGGGCCGAGGCATTGAAAGGTCAGCTCCCGCCTGAGTACTCCTCGGTTGCTGAACTGACTGAGGAGATCAAAAAACGGGAGTCTGCGATATCAGACCGCCGGACGCGTGAGGCCAAGCTGCTGGAAAGATCTGATCTGGCAAAGTCTGCGAGATATGATGCAGCTTCGGCATGCACGGCTGCTGAGGAAATATTTTCTGATGCTGAGCGCGCCTCCCGCGAGAGCGGGGAGGCGTTCAACAATGCACTTCTGATGCGTGGCTTCACCCGCGACGGATATCACAACGCGCTGATGAGTGATGCAGAGGTTCTTGCTGCGCAGGAGAAGCTGAAGCAGTACCGCGAGCTCCGCTCCTCGACCGATGGACAGATTGTGCTTTTGAAGAAAAAGACCGAAGGGTATACCACAATCGACATCCCTGCTCTTGCCGCAGGTCTCGCTGATGAGGAACGCCGCTACGCAGCTCTTCAGGAGGAGGAAAAAGATCTCGGGTACCGGATTATGCAAAACTCTGCCGCTCTGTCTGAGATATCAGGTTTTCTGGAAAAGTATGCAGCAGTTTCTGCGAGACACACTGAACTTTCTGATCTCTCCCGTGCGGCGAACGGTGATGCGGCAGGGTTAGGGGTTCGGATGAAGTTTGAAGAGTATGTGCAGTCCGCATATCTCGGACGCATTCTTGAGAAGGCGAATATTCGTCTGCATGCGATGACCGACGGCCGGTTCCGTGTTGTGCAGCGGAGTGCGGCAACGGATCAGCGAAGAAAGGAGGGGCTTGAGATGGATGTGATCGACTTCTACACCGGAAAGCAGCGGCCGACCTCGACCCTCTCCGGCGGCGAGTCGTTTAAGGCAGCGCTTTCCCTCGCCCTCGGGCTGTCTGATGTGATTATGGAGACCTCGGGCGGGATTGAGCTGGACGCTCTCTTCATCGATGAAGGATTCGGGTCTCTTGATTCGGTGTCGCTGGATCAGGCGATTGAGACTCTGGCAACGCTTGCGGCGCCGCGGACCGGCAGCAGGCTGATAGGAATCATTTCGCATGTCGAGGATCTGCGTCAGCGGATTGAGAAGAAGATCATTGTTGCGAAAAATCCTGACGGCAGCACGGCGAAGGTTGTTGTGTGA
- a CDS encoding threonyl-tRNA synthetase editing domain-containing protein, translating into MKILGIHADRVWYKVTKKTKIAEPEPIPEDEMLDCVLLFCCVEKSDEVNPEVTVSATVESICVRLGRLKAKRVMLFPYAHLASDLGCPGISQWILKTIQARLSEEGVETKRAAFGWYKEFEIKSKGHPMADFSMSVCPFIGGACEGECCPKKQEHLEIIGQS; encoded by the coding sequence ATGAAAATACTTGGTATTCATGCGGACCGTGTCTGGTATAAGGTGACGAAGAAAACGAAAATTGCAGAGCCGGAACCGATCCCTGAAGACGAGATGCTGGACTGCGTTCTGCTGTTCTGCTGTGTGGAAAAGTCTGATGAGGTGAATCCTGAGGTGACGGTGTCTGCAACAGTTGAGAGTATTTGTGTGCGGCTCGGGCGGCTGAAGGCAAAGCGGGTGATGCTGTTTCCCTATGCACATCTCGCGTCTGATCTCGGATGCCCGGGAATTTCGCAGTGGATTTTAAAGACGATTCAGGCGAGGCTGAGTGAGGAAGGGGTGGAGACCAAACGTGCGGCGTTCGGTTGGTACAAGGAGTTTGAGATCAAGAGTAAGGGCCACCCGATGGCTGATTTTTCGATGTCGGTCTGTCCTTTCATCGGTGGGGCATGCGAGGGAGAGTGCTGCCCGAAAAAGCAGGAGCATCTGGAGATCATTGGTCAGTCATAA
- the metX gene encoding homoserine O-acetyltransferase MetX, with amino-acid sequence MTGGSVGDVVTRYHTLQTPLHLESGAVLNDIVIAYEQYGCSPAHGNTILVCHALSGDAHAAGMHKGDKHPGWWDGVIGPGKALDTDRYCIIATNVIGGCKGSTGPAAINPDTKLPYGPDFPVITIRDMVAAQHTFLIEQEIHDLYAVVGGSMGGMQSLQWSVEYPGFARRIVVIAAAGYSTPMHIAFGAVGRAAIMTDPAWKGGRYSADEKPDRGLSLARMMAHITYLSDQSMHKKFGRRLQEKTEYGYGFETEFSVESYLKHQGRSFVQRFDPNSYLYITKAIDYYDLTKNGSLSEGLKETDAKFLILSVSTDWLYPPYLSEEIVMALNSIGKDVQYTEVMSGFGHDGFLLEDDQMNYLIGRFLTPLTVADIMIRDPPTIRGCATIRAAAATMIEREVNHLPVLHADGTLCGIVTSWDIAKAVAGEHTMLDEIMTKNVLSVSADATLRDAAKILDKYHISALPVVGQGKVVGMLTSEQLSHIAERR; translated from the coding sequence GTGACAGGCGGATCAGTGGGTGATGTCGTAACCCGGTACCATACCCTGCAGACGCCGCTCCATCTGGAATCAGGAGCGGTACTCAATGACATCGTCATCGCCTACGAACAGTACGGCTGTTCGCCAGCACACGGAAACACCATCCTTGTCTGTCATGCACTCTCCGGCGATGCGCACGCAGCTGGCATGCACAAAGGAGACAAACATCCGGGTTGGTGGGACGGCGTCATTGGGCCAGGAAAAGCGCTTGACACCGACCGGTACTGCATCATTGCAACCAATGTGATTGGCGGCTGCAAAGGATCAACAGGCCCTGCCGCAATCAATCCTGATACAAAACTTCCTTACGGCCCGGACTTTCCGGTGATCACCATCCGCGACATGGTTGCAGCCCAGCACACATTTCTCATCGAACAGGAGATCCACGACCTTTATGCAGTTGTCGGCGGGTCAATGGGCGGCATGCAGTCCTTGCAGTGGAGTGTTGAGTACCCGGGATTTGCCCGTCGCATCGTTGTGATTGCTGCTGCCGGCTACTCAACACCGATGCATATAGCCTTCGGTGCTGTGGGGAGAGCTGCCATCATGACCGATCCCGCATGGAAGGGCGGCCGCTATTCCGCGGACGAAAAACCTGACCGCGGTCTCTCCCTCGCCCGTATGATGGCACACATTACTTATCTCTCGGATCAGTCGATGCACAAAAAATTCGGACGAAGGCTTCAGGAAAAAACCGAGTACGGTTACGGCTTTGAGACCGAGTTCAGTGTCGAGAGTTATCTGAAGCATCAGGGCAGAAGTTTTGTGCAGCGGTTTGATCCAAACTCCTACCTCTACATCACCAAAGCCATCGACTACTATGATCTGACAAAGAACGGATCCCTTTCAGAAGGGTTGAAGGAAACGGATGCCAAATTCTTAATTCTCTCGGTCTCGACCGACTGGCTGTATCCGCCGTATTTGTCTGAAGAGATCGTGATGGCTTTGAACAGCATTGGAAAGGATGTGCAGTACACCGAAGTGATGTCAGGGTTCGGCCACGACGGATTCCTGCTCGAAGACGATCAGATGAACTATCTGATTGGCAGGTTCCTTACTCCGTTAACGGTCGCAGACATCATGATCCGTGATCCCCCAACCATCCGCGGATGTGCAACTATTCGTGCCGCTGCCGCGACAATGATAGAGCGTGAGGTCAACCATCTGCCCGTGTTGCACGCAGACGGAACGCTGTGCGGCATTGTGACGTCATGGGATATTGCAAAGGCGGTTGCCGGTGAACACACGATGCTTGATGAGATCATGACAAAAAATGTTCTGAGTGTGTCTGCAGACGCAACGCTCCGCGACGCGGCAAAGATTCTGGACAAGTATCACATATCAGCCCTGCCGGTGGTAGGGCAGGGAAAAGTTGTTGGTATGCTGACCAGTGAACAGCTATCACATATTGCAGAGAGGAGATAA
- a CDS encoding bifunctional 5,6,7,8-tetrahydromethanopterin hydro-lyase/3-hexulose-6-phosphate synthase, whose product MFLIGEALVGDGAELAHIDLMIGDKMGPVGTAFANGLTQLSAGHTPLLGVIRPNLLPKPAVLIVPKVTLKHTEQVTQIFGPAQAAVSKAVADALEDGVFTGMDVDEVVIVASVFISPDAKDFNKLYRFNYGATRLALSRALDKFPDTATVLKEKDRAAHGVMGFKVQRLWNPPYLQVAMDLVDMRQVERVLREVPQNDHVIFEAGTPLIKQFGLNVIGEIRKIRPNCFIVADLKTLDTGNLEARMVSNAGGDAAVVSGLAPVETIAAFIKEAKKCGIYAIIDMLNVDEPAKLIESLAKMGGAALLPQYVEMHRAIDKEASGDYSWGDIKKIKAVAAKYNAKILVATAGGIRVPVVKKALAAGADVVVVGRAITASKDIKNAAESFLAELDSEEIDQFRVMTDF is encoded by the coding sequence ATGTTTTTGATTGGCGAAGCACTCGTTGGCGATGGAGCGGAACTCGCTCACATCGACCTCATGATCGGCGACAAAATGGGCCCGGTCGGAACCGCATTTGCAAACGGCCTGACCCAGCTTTCCGCAGGTCACACCCCGCTTCTCGGCGTTATCCGCCCGAACCTCCTCCCAAAACCGGCAGTCCTGATTGTGCCGAAAGTTACCCTCAAGCACACTGAGCAGGTTACCCAGATCTTTGGCCCCGCACAGGCAGCTGTTTCCAAAGCAGTCGCCGACGCACTTGAAGACGGCGTCTTCACCGGCATGGATGTGGATGAGGTTGTTATTGTTGCAAGTGTTTTCATCTCTCCTGATGCAAAAGACTTCAACAAACTCTACCGCTTCAACTATGGTGCAACCCGCCTCGCACTTTCCCGCGCACTCGACAAGTTCCCGGACACCGCAACTGTCCTGAAGGAAAAAGACCGTGCAGCCCACGGTGTTATGGGATTCAAAGTTCAGCGGCTCTGGAACCCGCCCTACCTCCAGGTCGCTATGGACCTTGTCGATATGAGACAGGTGGAGCGTGTACTGCGTGAGGTTCCGCAGAACGATCACGTCATTTTTGAAGCAGGAACTCCGCTCATCAAACAGTTCGGCTTAAACGTCATCGGTGAAATCCGCAAAATCCGCCCGAACTGTTTCATCGTTGCAGACTTAAAGACCCTTGACACTGGCAACCTTGAAGCACGCATGGTGTCCAACGCAGGCGGCGACGCAGCAGTGGTATCAGGTCTTGCTCCGGTTGAGACGATTGCCGCATTCATTAAGGAAGCAAAGAAGTGCGGTATCTATGCAATCATCGACATGCTGAATGTTGACGAGCCGGCAAAGCTGATCGAAAGCCTTGCAAAGATGGGCGGCGCAGCACTTCTCCCGCAGTATGTTGAGATGCACCGTGCAATCGACAAGGAAGCAAGCGGCGACTACAGCTGGGGCGACATCAAAAAGATCAAGGCAGTCGCAGCAAAGTATAATGCGAAAATTCTTGTCGCAACCGCAGGCGGTATCCGCGTGCCGGTCGTGAAGAAGGCACTCGCAGCAGGCGCAGACGTTGTTGTCGTCGGCCGTGCAATCACCGCAAGCAAAGACATTAAGAACGCGGCCGAGTCCTTCCTTGCAGAGCTTGACTCTGAAGAGATCGATCAGTTCCGTGTGATGACCGATTTCTAA
- a CDS encoding NAD(P)/FAD-dependent oxidoreductase produces MIISGAGAAGCVAAKLLADAGYSVLVAEKMSLLREKSCNGILIRKSIAITEHVFGQIPQAVRCNPQINKGFTLLNEQRVKSTVEGHGMNVWRNLFNYWMAVETEDAGARVLEKTEVIDFRIEEDHVAVSLLGKKTRTEKGRVLLGCDGVTGAVRKTLRNRPGDSIATYQTFSPGSVDLDPDYFHAYLQPEYSGHAAWCCIKDEFVVITVSGRDPSMLPEYYQKFTEYLVKEFDAELGDVQWEEYGLLPDVAPTNPVDIGEGRIFFAGDAANFLTPVCEGISPAFMSAYAFAEAYKRICKPGEDPNPEKLRDEYERNLASSREHMYQQWKMLGYASPRFAYLTNV; encoded by the coding sequence GTGATCATCTCCGGAGCAGGGGCGGCAGGCTGCGTTGCGGCAAAATTACTTGCTGATGCCGGCTACTCGGTGTTGGTCGCCGAAAAAATGTCTCTGCTGCGGGAAAAGTCCTGCAACGGAATACTGATCAGAAAGTCAATAGCTATTACTGAACATGTGTTCGGCCAGATTCCGCAGGCCGTGCGCTGCAATCCTCAGATCAATAAGGGTTTTACCCTGTTGAACGAACAGCGGGTGAAGTCCACGGTTGAGGGACATGGGATGAATGTCTGGCGCAATCTGTTTAATTACTGGATGGCTGTAGAGACCGAAGACGCGGGAGCCAGGGTTTTGGAGAAGACGGAGGTGATCGATTTTCGAATCGAAGAAGATCATGTCGCGGTAAGTCTGCTTGGTAAGAAAACCAGGACGGAAAAGGGACGGGTTCTTCTTGGATGCGACGGAGTGACGGGTGCTGTTCGAAAGACGCTGCGAAACCGTCCGGGGGATAGTATTGCAACATACCAGACTTTTTCTCCGGGATCAGTTGATCTTGACCCGGACTACTTTCATGCCTATCTTCAGCCTGAGTACTCCGGGCATGCGGCATGGTGCTGCATCAAGGATGAGTTCGTGGTGATCACAGTGAGTGGGCGCGACCCCTCAATGCTGCCGGAATATTATCAGAAGTTCACCGAGTATCTCGTCAAAGAGTTTGATGCAGAGCTTGGTGATGTGCAGTGGGAGGAGTATGGTCTGCTTCCTGATGTTGCGCCAACGAATCCGGTTGATATTGGGGAAGGCAGGATTTTTTTTGCAGGGGACGCAGCAAATTTTTTAACTCCGGTGTGTGAAGGAATTTCTCCAGCGTTTATGAGCGCTTATGCGTTCGCAGAGGCATACAAGAGAATCTGCAAACCGGGCGAGGATCCCAATCCAGAGAAGCTGCGGGATGAGTATGAGAGAAATCTTGCGTCAAGCAGGGAACACATGTACCAGCAGTGGAAGATGCTCGGGTATGCGTCACCGAGGTTTGCGTATCTCACGAATGTCTGA
- a CDS encoding pyridoxamine 5'-phosphate oxidase family protein, translating to MRRKASQLSDSDARDILQNGVWGTLATVDADGQPYAIPLNYVLVNNVIYIHSAHEGHKIDNLKENPKVSFAVVGFEEMMADKFDTRYRSAVLFGTARVVENPQEKQAALEALMNKYSAAFHDEAIEYIRKNSDKTTVAAIEIVHVTGKEGK from the coding sequence ATGCGGCGTAAAGCCTCACAGCTTTCAGACTCTGATGCAAGAGATATTCTGCAGAACGGAGTCTGGGGAACGCTTGCCACCGTGGACGCCGACGGCCAGCCGTATGCAATTCCGCTGAACTATGTTCTGGTAAACAATGTCATCTACATCCACTCGGCTCACGAAGGACATAAAATCGATAATCTGAAAGAAAATCCGAAGGTGTCGTTCGCGGTTGTCGGATTTGAAGAGATGATGGCTGATAAATTTGATACACGATACCGCTCAGCAGTTCTCTTCGGCACCGCACGAGTGGTAGAAAATCCTCAGGAGAAACAGGCAGCCCTTGAGGCACTGATGAATAAGTACTCCGCTGCCTTTCATGACGAAGCGATTGAGTACATCCGCAAGAACAGCGACAAAACAACGGTTGCGGCTATTGAAATAGTTCACGTCACCGGCAAGGAAGGAAAGTAA
- a CDS encoding DNA-3-methyladenine glycosylase, which yields MDEEIAMQYFSYGEKEIARLAAEDPVLGAAMDRLGRPDRVIFPDLFSALIRSVVGQQISTKAADTVWNRMQDALGNDITPDVIALAGADEIQQCGMSKRKAGYICGIADAVAAKKVDISTFRKKSDEEIIKELTVLPGVGVWTAEMMLLLSMERPDVLSWNDLGIRRGIMRLYDMPSLSKSEFEILRNRYSPHGSVASIYLWEIAHTDCW from the coding sequence GTGGATGAAGAGATAGCCATGCAGTATTTTTCGTACGGAGAAAAAGAGATTGCCAGACTTGCAGCAGAGGATCCGGTTCTCGGAGCTGCAATGGACCGACTTGGGCGCCCTGACCGCGTAATATTCCCTGATCTCTTCTCTGCACTGATCAGAAGTGTGGTTGGCCAGCAGATATCAACCAAAGCCGCAGATACCGTGTGGAACAGAATGCAGGACGCTTTGGGAAACGACATCACGCCTGATGTGATAGCTTTGGCAGGAGCTGACGAGATACAGCAGTGTGGGATGTCAAAGAGAAAGGCAGGCTACATATGCGGCATTGCTGACGCCGTTGCCGCAAAAAAAGTTGACATCTCCACATTCAGGAAAAAAAGCGATGAAGAGATCATCAAAGAGCTGACGGTGCTGCCCGGTGTCGGTGTGTGGACAGCAGAGATGATGCTCCTTCTCTCGATGGAGCGGCCTGATGTGCTGAGCTGGAATGATCTCGGCATTCGGCGAGGCATCATGCGGCTGTATGATATGCCGTCGCTGTCGAAATCAGAGTTTGAAATTCTGCGAAACCGCTACTCGCCGCACGGAAGTGTTGCTTCGATCTATTTGTGGGAAATAGCCCATACTGATTGTTGGTAA
- a CDS encoding DUF47 domain-containing protein gives MGLKSWVVPQDKIFFELFEEQAEIVCEAADLLQNIFTDYTDIPEKYRQMKDLEHRGDAMAHRAYEELNRTFITPIEPEEISRLTTALDDVIDFIDSGTNMLLIYEIEQPDEFMIGFASVIRQAAEEIRTGVAGLRTLNDPETIKGCCIEINRLENQADEILSKALQNLFKTKDPVIIIKLKDIYEHFEIATDKCEDVADVFASILIRHT, from the coding sequence ATGGGGTTGAAAAGCTGGGTTGTCCCGCAGGATAAAATCTTTTTTGAGCTCTTCGAAGAACAGGCGGAGATCGTCTGTGAAGCAGCCGATCTTTTACAGAATATTTTCACCGACTACACCGACATTCCAGAAAAATACCGACAGATGAAGGACCTCGAACACCGCGGCGACGCAATGGCGCACCGGGCGTATGAGGAACTGAACCGCACCTTCATCACCCCAATAGAACCAGAAGAGATCTCCCGCCTTACCACTGCCCTCGATGACGTGATCGACTTCATCGACTCAGGAACCAACATGCTGTTGATCTATGAGATCGAACAGCCTGATGAGTTCATGATCGGATTTGCCTCGGTCATCCGTCAGGCAGCTGAAGAAATCCGGACCGGTGTTGCCGGGCTTCGCACCTTAAACGATCCGGAAACCATCAAAGGCTGCTGCATTGAGATCAACCGACTGGAAAACCAGGCCGACGAAATTCTGTCAAAAGCCTTGCAGAATCTGTTCAAGACCAAAGACCCGGTCATCATCATCAAACTCAAGGACATCTACGAACACTTTGAGATTGCAACCGACAAATGTGAGGATGTCGCCGATGTCTTTGCCTCGATCCTAATCCGTCACACGTGA